Proteins from a genomic interval of Rubinisphaera italica:
- a CDS encoding DNA adenine methylase has translation MANELIENPVMKVRAITPWFGGKRTLAPKIVELLGKHTQYFEPFCGSMAVLLAKEKSQKETVNDLHGDLNNLARVIADPDQAPKLYLRLMATPMAEELLEQAKYELAEMTAVPESGVTAAMLDRAYWYFIASWMGRNGTAGTARVDYQIAVRWTKNGGSPTVRFQNAVDSLPAWHRRLLNVVILRRDAFKILDRFEDVPQTAIYCDPPYMIDTRSKGRTKNGGGGHYLHEFEHTSGLYDRDDHACMAEILRGYRSARIVVSYYDSPKIRELYEGWNFHCHKMNKQLHAQNGRGARKKEAPEVLICNF, from the coding sequence ATGGCAAATGAACTGATTGAAAATCCAGTGATGAAGGTCCGGGCGATCACGCCCTGGTTCGGTGGCAAACGAACGCTGGCTCCGAAAATTGTGGAGCTGCTCGGTAAGCATACGCAGTACTTCGAACCGTTCTGTGGTTCGATGGCCGTCCTGCTTGCCAAGGAGAAATCGCAAAAGGAAACCGTCAATGATCTGCACGGCGACTTGAATAATCTGGCTCGCGTCATCGCGGATCCAGATCAGGCACCCAAACTCTATTTGCGATTGATGGCCACGCCAATGGCCGAGGAGCTGCTCGAGCAGGCAAAATATGAACTGGCCGAAATGACGGCCGTTCCTGAATCCGGTGTCACGGCTGCCATGCTCGATCGAGCCTATTGGTATTTCATCGCGTCCTGGATGGGACGCAACGGGACGGCCGGAACTGCCCGCGTTGATTATCAGATTGCTGTTCGATGGACAAAGAACGGCGGCTCACCAACGGTCCGATTTCAGAATGCCGTCGACTCACTGCCCGCCTGGCATCGTCGTTTACTCAATGTGGTGATTCTCCGACGGGATGCCTTTAAGATTCTCGACCGCTTTGAGGATGTTCCACAGACGGCCATTTATTGCGATCCACCCTACATGATCGACACGCGGTCGAAGGGACGCACAAAGAATGGTGGCGGCGGTCATTATCTGCACGAATTCGAACACACATCAGGTCTCTACGATCGTGATGATCATGCTTGCATGGCTGAGATTCTTCGCGGGTACCGCTCTGCTCGAATCGTCGTCTCTTATTACGACTCACCAAAGATCCGCGAACTGTATGAAGGTTGGAACTTTCATTGTCACAAGATGAATAAACAGCTGCACGCTCAGAACGGTCGGGGGGCTCGAAAGAAAGAAGCGCCCGAAGTTTTGATCTGCAATTTTTGA
- a CDS encoding terminase gpA endonuclease subunit, producing the protein MPKSYDDHREDMRRRQAEQSAEGREIGTIPKIKNKRRRARCEKSLDKFLMTYFPRAFPKKFSKDHLQVIKLIEQTVVEGGQQAVAMPRGSGKSTICIRAVMWPLLYGFHRYAMLIAADDSKSSKLLRSIKTELGKNQLLYEDFPEVIHAIRKLQGIANRAVGQTHNGKPTGIDYQKKIIIFPTIEGSKASGAILETGGITSAVRGGQLTLETGEVIRPTIVLVDDPQTRKSAKSVSQCQEREQILSADLLGMAGPGESLAALVTCTVVYQNDLADRLLNSDVHPDWYGIRTKMLEQFPTNMKLWEQYWELRQTEMIEKDRTHRGSNQFYKKNRKAMDAGAVVSWEERYSKSEQSAIQHAMNHFFRDLEAFYSEYQNEPIDQQEESEPYWDSNQIARKTNGLKRSEIPGESQKVTAFIDVQRRLLYWMVVAWGDQLNGWIVDYGTYPDQRAKAFTASSVRNTLERVYKAKIEVALRAGLMDLIEPLLAREFTRTNGTAARIDRLGIDGGWGESTPIIREVIRASGQGPMLMTCFGRGIRAKDAPMSAWPRKEGEWRGLETLVRQGKGRDGRHLLFNTNVWKSQALRRLSTDHGEAGCVSIYGGRSQRHDFLAEHLTAEQSRDITDEKTGRTAAEWSIRPTVTENHWLDTFVGNCVMANSLGIYPPGFMPTPTAKPKKARNKSKVNF; encoded by the coding sequence ATGCCAAAATCGTACGACGATCATCGCGAAGACATGCGACGACGCCAGGCGGAACAATCCGCCGAGGGGCGTGAGATCGGTACGATTCCGAAAATCAAAAACAAGCGTCGGCGAGCTCGCTGCGAGAAGTCGCTCGATAAGTTTTTGATGACTTATTTTCCAAGAGCGTTTCCCAAGAAGTTTTCGAAGGATCATCTGCAGGTTATCAAGTTGATTGAACAGACCGTCGTCGAAGGTGGTCAACAAGCCGTGGCCATGCCACGCGGTTCGGGCAAATCGACGATCTGTATTCGCGCAGTGATGTGGCCACTGCTTTATGGTTTTCATCGGTACGCAATGTTGATCGCTGCCGATGACAGCAAATCATCAAAGCTGCTTCGCTCGATCAAAACCGAGCTCGGGAAAAACCAGCTGCTCTACGAAGATTTTCCGGAAGTCATTCACGCAATTCGGAAGTTGCAGGGAATTGCAAATCGAGCCGTCGGTCAGACTCACAATGGCAAACCAACCGGCATCGACTATCAAAAGAAGATCATCATCTTCCCGACGATCGAAGGGAGCAAAGCTTCCGGTGCCATCTTGGAAACCGGCGGAATCACATCGGCTGTTCGTGGTGGTCAGCTCACACTGGAAACCGGCGAAGTCATTCGACCGACGATTGTCCTGGTCGACGATCCGCAAACCCGCAAGTCGGCGAAGTCAGTTTCGCAATGCCAGGAACGCGAACAGATTCTGTCCGCTGATTTGCTCGGCATGGCGGGGCCCGGAGAATCACTCGCGGCGCTTGTCACTTGCACGGTGGTCTATCAAAACGACCTGGCGGACCGGCTGTTGAATTCCGATGTGCATCCCGACTGGTACGGGATCCGCACAAAGATGCTCGAACAGTTCCCCACGAACATGAAACTGTGGGAGCAGTACTGGGAACTTCGACAAACCGAAATGATTGAAAAGGATCGTACGCATCGCGGCTCGAACCAGTTCTACAAAAAGAACCGCAAAGCGATGGATGCCGGGGCGGTTGTCAGCTGGGAGGAACGCTACAGCAAAAGCGAACAGTCGGCGATTCAACATGCGATGAATCATTTCTTCCGGGACCTGGAAGCCTTCTATTCGGAATACCAGAACGAACCGATCGATCAGCAGGAAGAAAGCGAACCGTATTGGGACTCAAATCAGATCGCTCGCAAAACCAACGGTTTGAAACGAAGCGAAATTCCCGGCGAATCCCAGAAGGTGACGGCCTTCATTGATGTGCAACGTCGTCTGCTCTACTGGATGGTGGTGGCCTGGGGCGATCAGTTGAACGGCTGGATTGTCGATTACGGCACGTATCCGGATCAACGGGCCAAAGCCTTCACCGCCAGCTCAGTCCGCAACACATTGGAGCGGGTCTACAAGGCAAAAATCGAAGTCGCGTTACGAGCCGGATTGATGGACCTGATTGAACCGCTCCTGGCTCGCGAATTCACACGGACCAACGGCACGGCTGCTCGCATTGATCGGCTGGGAATTGATGGCGGATGGGGAGAATCAACACCGATCATCCGCGAAGTGATCAGGGCCTCGGGACAAGGACCGATGCTGATGACCTGTTTTGGTCGCGGGATCCGGGCGAAGGATGCCCCGATGTCTGCCTGGCCGAGAAAGGAAGGCGAATGGCGAGGCCTCGAAACATTGGTCCGCCAGGGCAAAGGACGCGACGGCCGGCATCTGCTGTTCAATACGAACGTCTGGAAGTCGCAGGCCTTGCGTCGCCTCTCGACTGATCACGGTGAAGCCGGTTGCGTTTCGATCTATGGTGGCCGCTCTCAGCGACATGATTTTCTAGCCGAACATTTGACGGCTGAACAGTCGCGGGACATCACCGACGAAAAGACTGGCCGCACAGCGGCGGAATGGTCGATCCGGCCAACCGTCACAGAGAACCACTGGCTCGACACGTTCGTCGGCAATTGTGTGATGGCGAATTCACTGGGGATTTATCCGCCGGGCTTCATGCCGACTCCCACGGCAAAACCGAAAAAAGCCCGCAACAAATCGAAGGTCAATTTCTGA
- a CDS encoding host-nuclease inhibitor Gam family protein, translated as MSWYPKQRLAAEPQIETSQQLEIALAEMAAIETRRKALEAAREQDIQLVKDRCESHCVIPVERTHTAFNDRLQTLEKAVEVYAKENREQLLAGGKTKSVKLTHATLKWSTSKQSIDFLENWNEKKVIEIVDSKKSFLAQLLKCIESIKWFRATLACLFTIKVTVSKTAIAKALAEKKITPKELKGIGLAVIPAKEKFSIDLTEYQVTNG; from the coding sequence ATGAGCTGGTATCCAAAACAACGCCTCGCCGCCGAACCCCAGATCGAAACCAGTCAACAACTGGAAATCGCACTGGCGGAAATGGCCGCCATTGAAACCCGCCGCAAAGCTCTCGAAGCCGCTCGCGAGCAGGATATTCAGCTCGTTAAGGATCGCTGTGAGTCGCATTGTGTGATTCCGGTCGAACGCACTCATACCGCTTTCAATGATCGTTTGCAAACGCTCGAAAAAGCCGTCGAAGTTTACGCGAAAGAGAATCGCGAGCAATTGCTGGCCGGTGGCAAAACCAAATCCGTCAAACTGACGCATGCCACGCTCAAATGGTCGACGTCAAAACAGTCCATCGATTTTCTCGAAAACTGGAATGAGAAAAAGGTGATTGAAATCGTCGATTCCAAAAAGAGCTTCCTCGCGCAGCTGCTCAAGTGCATCGAATCGATCAAGTGGTTTCGAGCAACGCTCGCCTGTCTGTTCACGATCAAAGTGACGGTCAGCAAAACCGCGATCGCCAAAGCCCTCGCCGAAAAGAAGATCACTCCCAAGGAGCTCAAAGGCATCGGTCTGGCCGTGATTCCCGCCAAGGAAAAGTTCTCGATTGATCTGACTGAGTATCAGGTCACCAACGGTTAA
- a CDS encoding class I SAM-dependent methyltransferase → MNLNALVERAKFYPGYCFPREVEWLAATAGQQRQDARWCEVGTLFGKSLIVVGHSLPRPATLVSVDLNWGRQEAAGISAHTAFRELSNGHGLQLHAIRSASVQAAETFPNEWFDVVYIDAAHDYESVRADIDAWLPKIRTGGMICGHDFNDALFPGLIKAVDETPLETTNPAGSIWMAHV, encoded by the coding sequence GTGAATCTTAATGCTCTGGTTGAACGGGCGAAATTTTATCCCGGTTATTGTTTCCCTCGCGAAGTGGAATGGCTCGCAGCGACTGCCGGCCAGCAACGCCAGGACGCGCGGTGGTGTGAGGTCGGAACACTCTTTGGTAAGTCGCTGATTGTGGTCGGACATTCGTTACCACGGCCTGCAACGCTCGTGTCGGTCGATCTGAATTGGGGTCGCCAGGAAGCGGCTGGAATCTCAGCGCATACCGCTTTTCGGGAGTTGTCCAACGGACACGGCCTGCAGCTGCACGCGATTCGCTCAGCGTCCGTACAAGCGGCTGAAACTTTTCCCAATGAATGGTTCGATGTCGTCTATATTGACGCGGCCCACGATTACGAATCGGTGCGCGCCGACATTGATGCCTGGCTGCCGAAGATCCGGACGGGCGGCATGATCTGCGGACACGATTTCAACGATGCGTTGTTCCCAGGGCTGATCAAAGCCGTCGATGAAACGCCCTTGGAAACTACGAATCCAGCGGGCTCGATTTGGATGGCTCATGTCTAA
- a CDS encoding BrnT family toxin, translated as MPYFVFIWDGENDAHIAEHGVTPEEAEFVVMNPDETETSQRYNRTYAYGFSQTDKFLKVVYEQFDELTVYVVTAYEV; from the coding sequence ATGCCTTATTTTGTATTCATCTGGGACGGCGAAAACGATGCTCATATTGCCGAGCATGGTGTCACTCCCGAGGAAGCTGAATTCGTGGTCATGAATCCCGATGAAACCGAAACCAGTCAGCGATACAACCGCACCTATGCTTACGGATTTTCGCAGACGGACAAGTTCCTCAAAGTTGTTTACGAACAGTTCGATGAACTGACCGTCTATGTGGTTACCGCCTACGAAGTGTAA
- a CDS encoding helix-turn-helix domain-containing protein, with protein MKKKVKRVKSHPKLTPAKQAELKQAAESEQLHRFEPAVKAHDLRMKQMAINKRLLKQLATQLDKVKSEHKFSLADLSDRSGIDRPSLSRLLNGKAENPTIETLSRVAEALGKRISIELLEKK; from the coding sequence ATGAAGAAGAAAGTCAAACGAGTCAAAAGTCATCCCAAGTTGACTCCAGCCAAGCAGGCCGAATTGAAGCAAGCAGCAGAATCAGAGCAGTTGCATCGATTTGAACCGGCAGTGAAGGCTCATGATTTACGCATGAAACAAATGGCAATCAACAAACGATTGCTCAAGCAGCTGGCCACTCAGCTGGACAAGGTCAAGAGCGAGCATAAGTTTTCATTGGCCGATCTGTCCGATCGATCCGGAATCGATCGTCCATCCCTGAGTCGATTATTGAACGGCAAGGCTGAGAATCCAACGATTGAAACGCTCTCACGAGTTGCTGAAGCCCTGGGCAAACGCATCTCGATCGAGCTTCTTGAAAAGAAATAA
- a CDS encoding thermonuclease family protein: protein MSDFPKKGEEFPRLYDPKQIRNDDHFVSHPKPLLRPLFLEQLFSCCKVAIGWIFCFVLAFFLALCVSAFVSGSVAAAEPPQTGMVVPCRIVDVYDGDTITIELTIPFKVRLMDCWAPEIRGVDDETKQRGFAARDHLREITAGRAARLEIRPPKRIDSAGDLFSFERIVGRVWLDGDEEDLSRRMVRAGHATKERTDE from the coding sequence GTGTCAGATTTTCCCAAAAAGGGTGAAGAGTTTCCCAGGCTCTATGATCCGAAGCAGATTCGGAATGATGATCATTTCGTATCGCATCCGAAACCACTGCTACGGCCACTGTTCCTGGAACAGCTTTTTAGCTGCTGCAAAGTGGCGATCGGATGGATCTTCTGTTTTGTGCTGGCGTTTTTTCTCGCTTTGTGCGTGAGTGCATTCGTCTCCGGTTCGGTGGCCGCTGCTGAACCGCCGCAAACCGGGATGGTTGTCCCGTGTCGGATTGTCGATGTCTACGATGGTGACACGATCACGATCGAACTGACGATTCCTTTCAAGGTCCGTCTGATGGATTGCTGGGCTCCGGAAATACGGGGTGTGGATGACGAGACAAAACAACGCGGATTCGCTGCTCGTGATCACTTGCGAGAGATCACCGCCGGCCGAGCTGCTCGGCTGGAAATCAGACCGCCAAAACGGATTGATAGTGCCGGTGATCTATTCAGTTTCGAACGGATCGTTGGCAGGGTCTGGCTGGATGGTGATGAAGAAGATCTCTCACGCCGCATGGTGCGAGCTGGTCACGCCACCAAGGAGCGGACTGATGAGTGA
- a CDS encoding sulfotransferase encodes MKLFGIGTNKTGTVSMKYAFEAAGLRVLHDWAAGQIIVDDLQAGRVPAALEKYDIFVDGPYIDCADLILDAVPDAKLLYQWRPLNDFICSSLMHILDNRLNKPNGHWMSLDTDQLERHWHRTQVVAQKALSLAPDRVAEYQLGDNRSWRAAMNKLGYNQVGELPNYHRSLDRIAGIEAHYLDRKPISDTPVVLAVRSMNHWETGINNIPKNVDTPEIRQRIEEWWPKNFEMPFTEYRARLAQIARTNWSKCPGIDSQICIQSWEVERFANAIVIPIDDDDWLVPEIVSIVRQNLSESTHAVCWQVDRVATVGNGNYASWLNGERNRFATNGYALAPRYRDLCQGREYRLAAHCHLAAARPDATVVELPQILGIAPRTFAAGSFLNKVRSQDELISLARKAKADHEMHETALRLGATFQEEFYLLAHANRALFETLKV; translated from the coding sequence ATGAAACTCTTCGGAATTGGAACCAACAAAACGGGAACGGTCTCGATGAAATATGCATTCGAGGCGGCTGGCCTGCGCGTTCTGCATGACTGGGCTGCAGGGCAAATCATTGTCGATGACCTACAGGCCGGACGGGTTCCGGCCGCATTGGAGAAGTATGACATCTTTGTCGATGGTCCCTACATCGACTGTGCCGATCTGATTCTCGACGCGGTGCCCGATGCAAAACTTTTGTACCAGTGGCGTCCGCTTAACGACTTCATTTGTTCCTCACTGATGCACATCCTTGACAATCGTTTGAATAAACCAAACGGTCATTGGATGAGCCTGGACACTGATCAGCTCGAAAGACATTGGCACCGTACGCAGGTTGTGGCGCAGAAAGCGCTTTCTCTGGCACCGGATCGCGTCGCCGAATATCAGCTCGGAGACAATAGGAGCTGGCGAGCAGCGATGAATAAACTTGGTTACAACCAGGTGGGTGAGTTGCCGAATTATCATCGATCACTTGATCGGATCGCCGGAATCGAAGCTCACTATCTGGACCGCAAACCGATCAGTGATACGCCGGTTGTGTTGGCCGTAAGATCGATGAATCATTGGGAAACCGGGATCAATAATATTCCCAAGAATGTTGACACTCCGGAGATTCGGCAACGCATTGAAGAATGGTGGCCAAAAAATTTCGAAATGCCATTCACGGAATATCGGGCTCGGTTGGCTCAAATTGCTCGAACGAACTGGTCGAAGTGTCCTGGCATCGATTCGCAAATCTGTATTCAGTCCTGGGAAGTGGAGCGGTTCGCCAATGCAATCGTGATTCCCATTGATGACGATGACTGGCTGGTTCCGGAAATCGTTTCGATTGTTCGGCAAAACCTCAGCGAATCAACACACGCGGTGTGCTGGCAAGTTGACCGAGTTGCCACGGTCGGGAATGGGAATTATGCGTCCTGGTTGAATGGTGAGCGGAATCGGTTTGCGACGAATGGTTATGCACTCGCTCCGCGGTACCGGGATTTGTGCCAGGGTCGAGAATATCGCCTCGCGGCGCATTGTCACCTGGCAGCAGCTCGGCCTGATGCGACGGTCGTTGAATTGCCTCAGATTCTCGGGATTGCACCGAGAACATTCGCGGCGGGCTCATTCCTCAATAAAGTCCGCTCCCAGGACGAATTGATATCATTGGCCAGAAAGGCCAAGGCTGATCACGAAATGCATGAAACCGCATTGCGTCTCGGGGCGACTTTTCAGGAGGAATTTTATCTCCTGGCTCATGCTAATCGTGCACTCTTTGAAACGTTGAAAGTCTGA